The following proteins are encoded in a genomic region of Roseofilum reptotaenium CS-1145:
- a CDS encoding AAA family ATPase has protein sequence MFKEITVSNFRCFKDITIPNLERVNLIGGVNNVGKTTLLEAIALSTSLNSLETPLRLNFDRGIVRHPNFNIEEICEWLFYEKRSDRNIKIKIVDHTNINFDLKLSLDKASTPRILPLSLRSNTRKFFKDLKLEFKQNDRHVIFTIFLTLDKEDIGEMRLGIEQETIPEEAQIDFLDASYFISSRLKISPSEDAEKFSDLEAMNRQQEIVDILRILEPRLNRLAILVNEGIPMIYGDVGMDSLIPISVMGEGMGRLLSIILSIMSISDGILLIDEIDNGIHYSVLEKVWQSIALTTQKYNTQIFATTHSRECIIAAHQAFSQSESYDFRYVRLEREKDSPLIKSLVYDQETLETSVDLNLEMR, from the coding sequence ATGTTCAAAGAGATTACAGTTAGCAATTTTCGATGCTTTAAGGACATCACCATCCCTAACCTAGAGCGAGTCAATTTAATTGGAGGGGTTAATAATGTTGGCAAAACTACCCTGCTAGAGGCGATCGCTCTATCAACCAGCTTGAATTCCCTAGAAACACCCCTAAGATTAAACTTTGACCGGGGGATTGTCCGTCACCCCAATTTTAACATAGAAGAGATTTGTGAGTGGCTATTTTATGAAAAACGATCCGATCGAAATATTAAAATCAAGATAGTCGATCATACGAATATCAATTTTGACCTGAAATTAAGCTTGGATAAAGCCTCAACACCCAGAATACTACCTTTAAGTTTAAGATCGAATACCCGAAAGTTTTTCAAGGACTTAAAATTAGAGTTTAAACAAAACGATCGACACGTGATTTTTACTATTTTTCTGACACTAGACAAAGAAGATATTGGTGAAATGAGGCTAGGTATTGAACAAGAAACTATACCCGAAGAAGCACAAATAGATTTTTTGGATGCTAGTTATTTTATCAGTAGTCGCTTAAAAATATCACCCAGTGAGGATGCCGAAAAGTTTAGCGATCTAGAAGCGATGAATAGACAACAGGAAATTGTCGATATTTTGAGAATCTTAGAGCCAAGGTTAAATCGTTTAGCTATTTTAGTTAATGAGGGAATTCCCATGATTTATGGAGATGTGGGAATGGATTCTTTAATTCCTATTTCCGTAATGGGGGAAGGAATGGGACGACTACTTTCAATTATTCTGTCGATTATGAGTATTAGCGATGGCATCTTGTTAATTGATGAAATTGATAATGGTATTCATTATTCAGTTTTAGAAAAAGTTTGGCAATCTATTGCTCTGACGACTCAAAAGTATAATACCCAAATTTTTGCCACTACCCATAGTCGTGAATGTATTATTGCTGCTCACCAAGCCTTTTCTCAGTCTGAGTCCTATGATTTTCGCTATGTCAGATTAGAACGGGAAAAAGATTCTCCTTTGATTAAATCTTTAGTTTATGACCAAGAGACTCTAGAGACTTCTGTAGATCTAAATCTGGAGATGCGCTAA
- a CDS encoding DUF3370 domain-containing protein codes for MLPLVSLLIFSQIPIPPSEPTPIPINPAPQPTAEPTPEPTPTPTPPPLPPPERLSPLETIPKLPTLPQFEYLQPTEVRPLSGQLDRVPVFNSNSPELVKTEGILLSTFPKRGMQHPQAHLDYPLEGRFDIFAHHISRARTQAEIRSFFQGILIYNPTNQPITLRVLEGASYLTRPDAIFIDLPEIVDNRLGTIFSGPGSRAVGDVLRGRKQGNWPDVTVIQPGEVQQLMNLPIPAGTVLPTSNGRSTLLRVETDGPVHVANLAMLSPKNPDGTERVPTLQEWLSLLVKGTLSGPRDLRPTPIDNKTTNFPARFIYGRVAGISQGSQWTTTLTDNPQSEDLTIPKPGRAIAYGLSLLHRGRLGTGQIQSAPMLTRYPDTAYFGHGNYGVEYNLTLPLYNNTQKAQKVTISLQTPLKDDGTQGLLMFLDPPEDRIFFRGTVRIVHQNSQGQATERYMHLVQQRGQRGEALLELTLPPGDRQQVQVDLIYPPDATPPQVLTVKTEN; via the coding sequence ATGCTGCCATTAGTTTCTTTATTGATTTTCTCCCAAATTCCGATTCCGCCTTCTGAACCGACTCCTATACCGATCAATCCCGCTCCTCAACCGACTGCTGAACCTACCCCTGAACCGACTCCTACTCCCACACCTCCCCCTCTCCCTCCTCCAGAGCGCTTGAGTCCCCTCGAAACCATTCCCAAGCTTCCTACCTTGCCACAATTTGAATACTTACAACCGACTGAAGTTCGTCCCTTATCAGGTCAACTGGATCGGGTTCCGGTTTTTAATAGTAATAGTCCCGAACTGGTCAAAACTGAAGGCATTCTCTTATCCACATTTCCAAAACGGGGAATGCAGCACCCTCAAGCCCACCTAGATTATCCTTTAGAAGGAAGATTTGATATTTTTGCTCATCATATTTCTCGTGCTAGAACACAAGCAGAAATTCGGTCATTCTTTCAAGGAATTCTAATCTATAATCCAACGAATCAACCGATTACTCTCAGAGTGTTGGAAGGAGCCAGTTATTTAACTCGCCCCGATGCCATTTTTATCGACTTACCCGAAATTGTAGATAATCGCTTGGGAACCATCTTTTCTGGCCCTGGAAGTCGTGCTGTAGGCGATGTTTTACGGGGTCGAAAACAAGGGAATTGGCCAGATGTGACGGTGATTCAACCCGGGGAAGTTCAACAACTGATGAATCTCCCGATTCCTGCGGGAACCGTGCTTCCAACCTCCAACGGTCGCTCGACTCTGTTGCGGGTGGAAACAGATGGCCCAGTTCATGTGGCGAATTTAGCCATGCTATCCCCGAAAAACCCGGATGGTACGGAGCGTGTACCAACCCTGCAAGAATGGCTGAGTTTATTGGTGAAGGGCACTTTATCAGGGCCAAGAGATTTACGACCGACTCCCATTGATAATAAAACCACCAACTTCCCCGCTCGGTTTATTTATGGTCGAGTGGCGGGCATTTCCCAGGGTTCGCAATGGACAACGACATTAACCGATAATCCCCAATCTGAGGATTTAACGATTCCCAAACCCGGACGGGCGATCGCCTACGGCCTAAGCTTACTCCATCGCGGACGGCTGGGTACAGGGCAAATCCAAAGCGCTCCCATGTTAACCCGCTATCCAGATACAGCCTATTTTGGCCATGGGAATTATGGGGTTGAATATAATTTAACTTTGCCCCTTTATAACAATACTCAGAAAGCACAAAAGGTTACTATCTCTTTGCAAACCCCCTTAAAAGATGATGGTACGCAAGGATTATTAATGTTTTTAGATCCTCCCGAAGATCGGATCTTCTTCCGGGGAACAGTGCGAATTGTGCATCAAAATTCCCAGGGACAAGCGACAGAACGTTATATGCATTTAGTGCAACAGCGAGGACAACGGGGAGAGGCTTTATTAGAGTTAACCCTGCCTCCCGGCGATCGCCAACAGGTGCAGGTAGATTTGATTTATCCCCCCGATGCCACCCCTCCCCAAGTCCTAACCGTTAAAACAGAGAATTGA
- a CDS encoding SagB/ThcOx family dehydrogenase has product MSQPNSPSHSIAQHYHQRTKYDPDTIGQKSQGLNWEDQPIPFKEYKLGTSIDLKPYLSPDTHEQDWQNLSRFLLCSYGITARVPTLMGESFYLRSAPSAGGLYPAEVYLISQGTSLLKPGLYNYQCKTHSLLHYWENPVWEGLKTACFNHPVLNQTSVAIALTAVFYRSSWRYQDRAYRRICLDSGHLLGNLELAGAMYGYRPYLIGGFTDDLIDELLYLNPETEGTLAILPLVPYTKPDIPPPSPPSALPSETQTDYPTLPEGKLLEYLHQSTRISANPLPKPDLTPLDSEDKYNFPFCLKVSTTSRPLNLGDLGSTPPRATEEAPSLENTILQRRSTRSYTGADLSLAELRALLDFTYQPQNYQDQYLDPTPDYFDLSLLETFLAVSGVNGLEEGCYYYAPRAQELRQIRFKNFRRELHYLCLGQDLGRDAAAIIVHTADLGKAVAKYGDRVYRYLHMDAGHLGQRVNLAAIHLGLGVSGIGGFFDDQVNEVLGIPVDEAVIYITTLGRPRRLG; this is encoded by the coding sequence ATGTCTCAACCCAACTCTCCTTCCCACTCGATCGCTCAACACTATCATCAACGCACCAAATACGACCCGGACACAATTGGTCAGAAAAGCCAGGGACTCAACTGGGAAGATCAACCCATTCCCTTCAAAGAGTATAAACTGGGAACCTCTATTGACCTCAAGCCCTATCTGAGTCCCGATACCCATGAGCAAGACTGGCAAAACTTATCCCGGTTCCTCCTGTGTAGCTACGGCATCACGGCTAGGGTTCCTACCCTCATGGGTGAATCCTTCTACCTGCGTTCAGCTCCTTCTGCGGGAGGATTATATCCAGCCGAAGTTTATCTGATCTCCCAAGGTACATCCCTACTCAAACCTGGTCTCTATAACTATCAGTGCAAAACCCATAGTCTACTCCACTATTGGGAGAACCCAGTTTGGGAAGGCTTAAAAACGGCCTGTTTTAACCATCCTGTCCTCAACCAAACTTCTGTGGCGATCGCCCTAACTGCCGTCTTTTACCGCTCTTCCTGGCGGTATCAAGACCGCGCCTACCGCCGAATCTGCCTGGATAGCGGCCATCTCTTAGGCAACCTTGAACTCGCTGGAGCGATGTATGGATATCGTCCCTATCTCATTGGTGGATTCACTGACGATCTGATCGATGAACTCCTCTATCTCAATCCGGAAACAGAAGGAACCCTCGCCATCCTGCCCCTAGTCCCCTACACTAAACCAGACATTCCTCCACCGTCTCCTCCCAGCGCTCTGCCCTCCGAGACACAAACGGACTATCCTACCCTTCCGGAAGGAAAGCTCTTGGAATACCTGCATCAAAGTACCCGCATCTCTGCCAACCCTCTTCCCAAACCCGATCTCACCCCCCTAGACTCAGAGGATAAATACAATTTTCCTTTTTGCTTAAAAGTTTCCACCACCAGCCGACCTCTCAACTTGGGAGACTTAGGGAGTACGCCCCCTCGGGCTACAGAGGAAGCCCCTTCCCTAGAAAATACGATCCTCCAGCGTCGTTCTACCCGTTCGTATACAGGCGCTGACCTATCCTTAGCTGAATTACGGGCGCTTTTAGACTTTACGTATCAACCCCAAAACTATCAAGACCAGTATCTCGATCCCACTCCGGACTATTTCGACCTCAGCTTATTAGAAACCTTTCTCGCTGTTTCTGGAGTGAATGGATTAGAAGAAGGATGTTATTATTATGCTCCCAGAGCGCAAGAACTGCGGCAAATTCGATTTAAGAACTTTCGCCGAGAGCTACATTATTTGTGTTTGGGACAAGATTTAGGTCGAGATGCCGCCGCAATTATTGTTCACACTGCTGACTTAGGGAAAGCGGTAGCTAAATATGGCGATCGCGTTTATCGTTATCTCCATATGGATGCCGGTCATCTTGGACAACGGGTTAACCTAGCTGCCATTCACCTCGGCTTGGGAGTCAGTGGGATTGGTGGTTTTTTCGACGATCAGGTCAATGAAGTGCTGGGAATTCCTGTCGATGAGGCAGTCATCTATATCACTACCCTAGGTCGTCCGCGACGGTTGGGGTAA
- a CDS encoding fructosamine kinase family protein has protein sequence MWNLIANRISEVTNQSFEIQSHRSVGGGCINQGYQVRGRDRVYFVKLNRAVDIEMFDAEALGLKQMHDTQTIRVPTPICTGVAGNSAYIVLEWLEFGGGMSKSWEEMGRQLAHLHSAKPPRPEFGWDGNNTIGSTPQINTWTANWVEFYRDHRLGYQFRLAKRRGGHFPQEKELFAALPELLANHHPQPSLVHGDLWSGNAACTVSGEPVIFDPATYIGDREVDLAMTELFGGFPASFYQGYHQVLPPNPGYSVRKTLYNLYHILNHFNLFGGGYGPQSNSMIRQLLR, from the coding sequence ATGTGGAATTTAATTGCCAATCGCATTAGTGAAGTGACCAACCAATCCTTTGAAATTCAATCTCATCGATCGGTCGGTGGGGGTTGTATTAATCAAGGGTATCAAGTTCGGGGAAGGGATCGTGTCTATTTTGTGAAACTCAATCGCGCTGTAGATATCGAAATGTTTGACGCTGAAGCCTTGGGTTTAAAACAAATGCACGATACCCAAACGATTCGTGTTCCCACCCCTATTTGTACCGGAGTCGCAGGCAACTCAGCCTACATTGTCTTGGAATGGTTAGAATTCGGGGGTGGAATGTCCAAATCTTGGGAAGAAATGGGGCGACAACTGGCGCATTTGCACAGCGCCAAGCCACCTCGCCCAGAGTTTGGCTGGGATGGCAATAATACGATTGGTTCAACTCCTCAAATCAACACTTGGACAGCAAATTGGGTTGAATTTTATCGGGACCATCGATTAGGATATCAATTCCGACTAGCTAAACGGCGAGGAGGGCATTTTCCCCAAGAGAAGGAACTGTTCGCTGCGCTTCCCGAACTGTTGGCCAATCATCACCCCCAACCCTCTTTAGTTCATGGGGATTTATGGTCGGGAAACGCGGCTTGCACGGTGTCTGGAGAACCGGTGATTTTCGATCCAGCCACTTATATTGGCGATCGCGAAGTCGATTTAGCGATGACTGAATTATTTGGCGGTTTTCCTGCCTCTTTTTATCAGGGCTATCATCAAGTTTTGCCGCCCAATCCCGGTTATAGTGTCCGTAAAACCCTTTATAATCTCTATCATATTCTCAATCACTTCAATCTTTTTGGTGGTGGTTATGGTCCTCAATCCAACAGCATGATCCGCCAATTATTGCGATGA
- a CDS encoding DUF3226 domain-containing protein yields the protein MSQTHPTVNFHKPRVILGEGKDEQFFFSGLIKYLQIKDIQIEVYGGKDNLKQFLKAAPLIPGFSSVVALGITGDADASFTSKSQSIQRQISEFRGYPNVSSDLRINYFILPDHQNSGMLEDLVLKTLSDKEMSCIEEFISCMESSTSRRIHNFSKAKVNAWLASQDKPDRRLGEAAQAGYIDWEHSACERLIEFVQNL from the coding sequence ATGAGTCAGACTCACCCAACTGTCAACTTTCACAAGCCACGAGTCATCCTTGGTGAAGGGAAGGATGAACAATTCTTTTTCTCTGGGTTGATTAAGTATTTACAAATTAAGGATATTCAGATCGAGGTTTATGGTGGAAAAGATAATTTAAAGCAGTTTTTAAAAGCTGCTCCTTTAATCCCTGGCTTTTCTAGTGTGGTGGCTTTAGGGATTACCGGTGATGCAGATGCTTCATTTACGTCTAAATCTCAAAGTATCCAACGACAGATTTCTGAATTTCGGGGTTATCCGAATGTCAGTAGTGATTTAAGAATTAACTATTTTATCCTTCCCGATCATCAAAATTCTGGAATGCTAGAAGATTTAGTCTTAAAGACACTCTCCGATAAGGAAATGAGTTGTATTGAAGAGTTTATCAGTTGTATGGAAAGCTCTACAAGTAGAAGAATCCATAATTTTTCTAAGGCTAAAGTTAATGCATGGTTAGCAAGTCAAGATAAACCCGATAGGCGTTTAGGAGAAGCGGCGCAAGCAGGCTATATTGACTGGGAACATTCAGCCTGTGAAAGATTAATTGAATTTGTGCAAAATCTCTGA
- a CDS encoding MORN repeat-containing protein — protein MQRMIGQPQFGLAHGLAIALISATVTALTGFSLPAQANPNSLCRGNFSGGTLTGEGTCTLPSGTQYQGQLVEGIFHGQGTLRFRNGFQCQGTFRNGRLQGDGVCSFGRQYRYEGQFQNGQRLGQGAIVLSTGTRCEGTIQDQQLNGTGACVYQNGDRYQGAFRNGRPDGRGALNFANGTQCSGAFREGQLNGFGTCIFPSGNRYEGNFRNGVKQGWGVFTYTNGTKLEGNWQAGELKK, from the coding sequence ATGCAACGGATGATAGGACAACCCCAATTTGGATTGGCTCACGGGTTAGCGATCGCCTTAATTTCTGCCACAGTGACGGCCCTCACTGGGTTTAGCCTCCCCGCACAAGCTAACCCCAATTCTCTCTGTCGAGGGAATTTTAGTGGCGGTACGTTAACAGGTGAAGGGACGTGTACCCTTCCGAGTGGAACTCAGTATCAAGGGCAATTAGTAGAGGGCATTTTTCACGGTCAAGGAACCCTACGTTTCCGTAATGGATTTCAATGTCAAGGTACGTTCCGTAATGGTCGTCTGCAAGGGGATGGGGTTTGTTCGTTTGGGCGACAATATCGCTATGAAGGGCAGTTTCAGAATGGTCAGCGTCTGGGTCAAGGAGCGATCGTTTTGAGTACCGGAACGCGCTGTGAAGGGACAATTCAGGATCAACAGTTGAATGGTACAGGGGCTTGTGTGTATCAAAATGGCGATCGCTATCAAGGAGCTTTTCGCAATGGTCGTCCTGATGGTCGCGGAGCCTTGAATTTTGCCAATGGTACCCAATGTAGTGGAGCATTTCGGGAAGGCCAACTCAATGGCTTTGGCACTTGTATTTTCCCCAGTGGTAATCGTTATGAGGGTAATTTTCGCAATGGGGTGAAACAGGGTTGGGGCGTTTTTACTTATACCAACGGCACGAAATTGGAGGGAAATTGGCAAGCTGGAGAGTTGAAAAAGTAG
- a CDS encoding pentapeptide repeat-containing protein, which produces MASSTAPKESNSSFPKPPLKLRRPPLSLRRFSAWVVEVSMVVVSAAVPYGLGDYAKNQGNQSPVPVNSLVATGQETISKTLALQVSDRQNQVSPLTNLLWSVAFIAPVAVAGWQLYLLGTTGQSSPKLWLGVRVISFNGGVPGIGRAFVREAIGRWGLPIGVAYGIWRYSGAFPQLAILLGLSGLMLTVEVFSGLFDRYYRAFHDRIAGTYPISEPLPISYTSSEEDPPGALAVTPKTGKEQSSLWGWMQNHPGITLVSAIGLGLGSVLIAFVGTQIFIQSQTTVREGDAQDNQLFIELVQHLDPSVANSAQKRREAVLAMGTLNDPKAYQFLVDLLVQETDPRLVDAIQQALFSMGPDALPYLQRANLALQKDMETLSPGSSQKQQNIIRLRLRATQQAIVKILTIDQGNPENFSLAQVDLGKTSAPVAFVAAMEKADLSGINFRGAILSQASLKWSRFYGAGKDQRLGTFDDEVADLSGSDLKEADLTGAVLSNVTIRRTNLIRAILNKANLNEARLTGSNLSSAQLSSATLQSAFLETASLTGANLNDANLSYAHLQGSRLGQVQAISSQFKFANLTETTWENANLSQANFSSAQLQSADFTESQLTGVTFNSAQLQNANFTAAVLVDTDFQGAKLAGANFEGAVFEPIVKSPNKDEFIEKQSPATKSEGFAGVDFSEVQNLDEKQLTYLCSQGAIHPNCE; this is translated from the coding sequence ATGGCAAGTTCAACGGCCCCTAAAGAGAGTAACTCTTCTTTCCCTAAGCCCCCCCTTAAACTTCGTCGTCCCCCCTTATCCCTACGACGGTTTAGTGCTTGGGTGGTTGAGGTCTCTATGGTCGTCGTGAGTGCTGCCGTTCCCTATGGCTTGGGGGACTATGCCAAAAATCAAGGGAATCAATCCCCAGTTCCTGTAAATTCCCTGGTGGCTACTGGTCAAGAGACGATCTCCAAAACCCTAGCTCTACAAGTGAGCGATCGCCAAAACCAGGTCTCTCCTCTCACCAACTTGCTCTGGTCAGTTGCCTTTATTGCTCCTGTGGCGGTAGCTGGATGGCAACTTTATCTGCTGGGAACCACTGGCCAAAGTTCCCCCAAACTCTGGTTAGGGGTGCGGGTAATCTCGTTTAATGGCGGCGTTCCCGGTATCGGACGGGCTTTTGTGCGCGAGGCGATCGGGCGTTGGGGACTTCCCATCGGCGTAGCTTACGGCATTTGGCGCTATAGTGGAGCCTTTCCCCAACTAGCCATTCTACTGGGTTTATCTGGTTTAATGTTGACTGTGGAAGTCTTTAGCGGCCTGTTTGACCGCTATTATCGCGCCTTCCATGACCGCATTGCTGGAACCTATCCCATCTCCGAACCCTTACCCATCAGCTACACCAGTTCGGAAGAAGACCCTCCGGGCGCTCTCGCTGTTACGCCTAAAACGGGGAAAGAGCAATCCAGCTTATGGGGTTGGATGCAAAATCATCCCGGCATTACCCTGGTGAGTGCGATCGGGTTAGGCTTGGGTTCTGTTCTAATTGCATTTGTGGGAACCCAAATTTTTATCCAATCCCAAACCACAGTGCGTGAAGGAGATGCTCAGGATAATCAACTGTTCATCGAACTTGTGCAACATCTCGATCCCTCAGTTGCCAATTCTGCCCAAAAACGTCGCGAGGCAGTCTTAGCCATGGGCACACTCAACGACCCCAAAGCCTATCAATTTCTGGTTGATTTATTAGTTCAGGAAACTGACCCCCGCTTAGTCGATGCCATTCAACAGGCTCTCTTTAGCATGGGGCCGGATGCTCTGCCCTATTTACAACGGGCAAATCTAGCTCTGCAAAAGGACATGGAAACCCTCAGTCCAGGGAGTAGCCAAAAACAACAGAACATTATCCGCTTACGTCTGCGGGCGACCCAACAGGCGATCGTAAAAATTCTCACCATTGACCAGGGAAACCCCGAAAATTTTTCTCTCGCGCAAGTCGATTTAGGCAAAACTTCTGCCCCTGTTGCCTTTGTTGCGGCGATGGAAAAAGCAGACCTTTCTGGAATTAATTTTCGTGGGGCAATCTTATCCCAAGCCAGCTTAAAATGGAGCCGATTTTATGGCGCAGGAAAAGACCAACGCTTAGGCACATTTGATGATGAAGTTGCAGATTTAAGCGGTTCAGACTTAAAAGAAGCGGATTTAACCGGCGCAGTCCTCTCCAATGTCACCATTCGCCGTACCAATTTGATTCGCGCTATTTTAAATAAAGCCAATTTAAATGAGGCTCGACTGACTGGCTCAAACCTCAGTAGCGCTCAGTTATCGAGTGCTACACTCCAGTCTGCCTTCTTAGAAACTGCTAGTTTAACTGGAGCCAACTTAAACGATGCTAACTTATCTTATGCCCACCTACAAGGATCGAGATTAGGACAAGTTCAGGCGATTTCGAGTCAGTTTAAGTTTGCGAATCTTACAGAAACGACTTGGGAAAATGCCAATTTATCCCAAGCCAATTTCAGCAGTGCCCAATTGCAATCAGCAGATTTTACCGAAAGTCAGTTAACGGGTGTGACGTTTAATAGTGCCCAACTACAAAATGCTAATTTTACTGCAGCAGTCTTAGTAGATACTGATTTTCAAGGCGCAAAATTAGCCGGTGCTAACTTCGAGGGTGCGGTTTTTGAACCCATAGTCAAATCACCTAACAAGGATGAATTTATTGAAAAACAATCTCCTGCAACTAAATCGGAGGGATTCGCAGGAGTAGATTTTAGTGAAGTGCAAAATTTAGATGAAAAGCAATTGACGTATCTGTGTTCTCAGGGCGCAATTCATCCCAATTGTGAATAG
- a CDS encoding M16 family metallopeptidase, whose product MTSTLLRSATPGRCIAPTVRHLHNGLTIVAEQMPVDAVNLSLWLPVGSAVESDPINGMAHFLEHMIFKGTPNLPPGEFERRIEERGAVTNALTSQDYTQFYITTAPQDFMELAPLQFEVIFNATIPDEAFERERSVVIEEIHRSEDNPRRRVYQKAMELAFENLPYRRPVLGPKEVIESLKPEQMREFHQQYYQPHNFTAAVVGNLPVDELIQIVADSCTLTVSGERLKASEPVAPRLGQFSDTAPFNGLSEAPFTSIERRESVDPSLQQARLVMVWRVPGALAQDKTYAFDILSAILSQGRTSRLVRQLREERKLVSSVMAANLTYHSQGLFYVAAQLPTEHLAEVEEAIAEQVGFLSHNLQASELQRIRTQVANRFVFGTETPSDRANLYGYHQAMLQDVNLALNYPTCIRSLELEDLQAAARSYLSPEAYGIVTIRPK is encoded by the coding sequence ATGACTTCAACCTTGCTTAGGTCTGCTACTCCAGGACGGTGCATCGCTCCCACGGTGCGTCACCTGCACAATGGACTCACCATCGTCGCCGAGCAAATGCCTGTGGATGCTGTGAATTTAAGCCTGTGGCTCCCAGTCGGTTCTGCGGTAGAATCAGACCCCATCAATGGCATGGCTCACTTCCTAGAGCATATGATCTTCAAAGGAACCCCTAATCTGCCCCCGGGTGAATTTGAGCGCCGGATCGAAGAACGAGGTGCAGTTACCAACGCCTTGACGAGCCAAGATTACACCCAATTCTATATCACCACCGCGCCTCAAGACTTTATGGAGTTAGCCCCCCTACAGTTTGAGGTGATCTTCAATGCCACAATTCCGGATGAAGCCTTTGAACGGGAACGCTCAGTGGTGATTGAAGAAATTCATCGCTCCGAAGATAATCCCCGTCGCCGAGTTTATCAAAAGGCAATGGAATTAGCCTTTGAAAATTTACCCTATCGTCGTCCAGTCTTAGGCCCAAAAGAGGTGATTGAAAGCCTGAAACCGGAGCAAATGCGAGAGTTTCATCAGCAGTATTATCAACCTCACAACTTTACTGCTGCGGTGGTAGGGAATTTGCCGGTGGACGAGTTGATTCAAATTGTGGCTGATAGTTGCACGCTCACGGTATCTGGGGAACGGTTGAAAGCTTCAGAACCGGTTGCACCAAGATTAGGGCAGTTTTCAGACACTGCCCCTTTTAATGGCTTAAGCGAAGCGCCTTTTACAAGTATTGAACGCCGAGAGTCTGTCGATCCGAGTTTGCAACAAGCACGGTTAGTGATGGTGTGGCGGGTTCCGGGTGCTTTAGCTCAGGACAAAACCTATGCGTTTGATATTCTCAGTGCGATTCTCTCTCAAGGACGTACTTCTCGGTTAGTCCGTCAGTTGCGAGAAGAGCGGAAGTTAGTGTCTAGCGTGATGGCAGCCAATTTAACGTATCATAGCCAAGGGTTGTTTTATGTGGCGGCTCAGTTGCCGACGGAGCATTTAGCCGAAGTGGAAGAGGCGATCGCCGAACAAGTCGGTTTTCTCAGCCATAATCTGCAAGCGTCAGAACTGCAACGCATTCGCACTCAAGTGGCAAACCGATTTGTCTTTGGAACGGAAACACCGAGCGATCGCGCTAACTTGTACGGTTATCATCAAGCCATGCTCCAAGATGTCAACCTTGCCCTCAATTATCCGACTTGCATCCGTTCCCTAGAGCTAGAAGATTTGCAAGCGGCTGCCCGCTCCTATCTTTCTCCAGAAGCCTATGGTATCGTCACCATAAGACCTAAATAA